The Streptococcus sanguinis genome contains the following window.
GGGGCGACGGATTAATCGAGCAGAGGTTTTGCAGAAAGAGCAGATTATGGGCAGTCAAAAATTAGCCCAGAAGATGCAGCAAGAGCTAGGAGACATGAGGCAGGAGTGCTTGGTTGCTATTTATCTTAATAGTCAAAATCAAATTTTGCACCAGCAGACTATTTTCATGGGGACGGTCAGCAGAAGCATTGCTGAGCCGAGAGAAATTCTCCACTACGCTCTCAAGCACCTGGCGACATCTATTATACTGGTACACAATCATCCATCAGGCTCAGTCGTTCCTAGCAGAAACGATGATGAAGTGACCCAGCATATGAAAGAAGCTTGTGAGATGATGGGCTTGGTTCTTTTGGATCATCTGATTGTTTCTAGGTCTAACTACTATAGCTACAGAGAAGAGACAGATATGATATAACTTGATTTACTTGAATATAAAAAACTTCTATTCGTGTAGAACAGAAGTTTATCTAGGAATAGAAGCTTTTAAAGAATATTGACAACATAATCAAACAGGGCTAAGTCTCCTTCTCTGGAGCCGAACAAGAACTCTGGGTGCCATTGGACACCAAGAAAAGGACTGCCGTCAGTAGAAGTGATTGCTTCAATAATCTTATCGCGCGGATCATAAGCAATGACTTCTAGGCCAGCCGCTAAATCCTTGATACTTTGGTGATGGAAGGAGTTGATTTCAGATGCAGGGCCATAGATTTCGTGCAGAATAGAGCCATTTTTGGTCACCATACTTTGAGTTGTATACTCAGCAGAGCTATCTTGCCAATGATCTTCAATGTCTTGATGAAGAGTTCCGCCTAGGGCGACATTATAAAGTTGTGTTCCGCGGCAGACGGTGAAGATTGGTTTGTTTTGACGGCGAGCTTCCTTGATTAAAGCAAGTTCAAAAATGTCCCGTTTGAGTAGATAATCATCGCTGTCAATGACTTTTTCTTCTCCATAGAACTGGGGGCATACATTCTGGCCGCCTGTGATGATTAATTTGTCAACAATGGAAACATATTGTTTTGCCATTTCTTCATCACCGATTGGCAAAATCATTGGAATTCCGCCAACTTCTTTGACTCCCTCAACGAATCCAGTCGCCGTATAGCTCATATGGATGAAGTGATCATCTGGGATTTCTCTTTCATTTCCAGTTATTCCAATAATTGGTTTACTCATTGAGTGTTTAATACCTCTTTCAAATTAATGTTCATTTTTTCTCATGAAGTAGAGCAGAGTCTGCAGTTCGCTAGTCAGGTCAACGTACTGAACGACCACGTCCTTAGGTAGGGATAGATTTATTGGCGAGAAGCAGAGAATACCTTTAACACCTGCTTGGACTAAGATAGATGCAACTTCTTGGGCTTTTACGCTAGGTACAGTTAGGATGGCAGTTTGCACATTTCCTGACTGTATTTTTTCTTTGATTTGGGAAATTCCATAGATAGGAATCCCATCGCTGGTTGTGCTGCCAACTTCTGGATGGTCATCTGTGTCGAAAGCCATTACAACCTTCATTTTATTGCGCTCATGAAAACGATAGTGCAGAAGAGCCCGCCCCATGTTACCGACACCAACAATCATGACATTGGTGATAGCATTGTCATTCAAGAGGTCAGCAAAAAAGTTCATCAATTTCTTGACATCATAGCCAAATCCTCTACGGCCAAGTTCACCGAAATAAGAAAAATCTCGTCTGACGGTAGCAGAGTCAATGCCAATAGCTTCAGCGATTTGCTTGGAGTTGGCTTTCTCAATCTTCTCAGCATTAAACCGTTTAAAAATACGATAGTAGAGCGACAGTCTCTTAGCGGTTGCTCGAGGAATTGTAGTATTTTTTTCAGTTTTCACAAAATCACAACCTTTCTAACTCTATTTTATAGGAAGTTTGTGAAAAAATCAACTAATTAAGAATGTTTGATTTATAAAAAAGAAAATCAGTAATTGCTGGGAATAGTAGCCTTGAAAAACCTAGTCCTGGTAGGGACTCAGGTCTAGCTGGTACATCTGGCGGTACAAGTCCCCAATTAGCCCTGTAAAAGGCAGCTGGTGTCCCTTATAAGTAACAGAAAGCACCTTGAGCGAGTCAGGAACCGTGACGCAGCCAGAGAAGGCTAGAAGAAATTCGTCAAAGTCTTCATAGGTTAGTGTTCGTTTTACCTTATATGAGTCCAAATAGGTCAGTTCAACCATCGTTAATCCTTTCTTTGGGTTCGATTAGTCATTTGATATTTTCAAGCGTTCCAAGTAGAGGTCAAGCTCGTTTAAATTTTGAAGAATCAAAACCCAAAAAGCAAAATTACGAGAATCTTGCTTTTTGTGGTGTCTTTTCAAAAATATTTCTTTCAACCAAGCTGTCCATCAAGAAATAAAATTTTTGTTGGATAATGTGATGATCTTCTGATTTGAAAATATTGACCAAGCGCAGGCCTGATTTGTCAGTGATGTTAATTTTAAAACCATTCAAATCTTTATTGACGATGATTTTCAGCAGAAAACCATTTCCGCTGTTGGGAACAGATTCCAGCAGACGAGAGAGTTCATAGTTGCCAACCTTGCTTTCCGCGAAAGTATTGTCGCGCAGGGTAAATTTCTTGACATTTGGGTGAAGCGAATAGGTATATTCACAGTTTGCTAAGCTAACAGATGTTTGAAAGGCCATCTTATCCTCCTAAAATTTCTTTTAATTTCTTTGTAAATGATTGAATCTCTTGCAAAGTCGTTTGGTCCGAAGTGCTGATACGAACGGACTCATACAAGCGATTGGAATCCTTGCCATACATAGCCTGCAAGACATGACTGGGTTGTATAGCTCCGGCTGTGCAGGCTGATCCTGTTGAAATGGAAAATCCATTTAAATCCATTTGAAGCAGAAGCAGGTCATTTTTTTGATTGGGAAATCCCAAATTGATGACATAAGGCAAGCTTGGCTGACTTTCATTTAAGTAAAAGTCAATGTCCGATAAGTCAGCAAGTAAGCTGTTTTTTAAGTCTTGTGCATGCTCTAAATTTTTCTCTAGATGTTCCATGCTCTCTGACAGAGCCGCCGCCATGCCTGTGATAGAGATTAGATTTTCTGTTCCGGCCCGGTGTTTTTCTTCCTGATCACCACCGTGCATGAAATTGTCAAAATCCATCTTCTCGGCATAAAGGAAGCCAACGCCTTTGGGACCATGAAACTTATGAGCTGAGGCAGAGAGGAAGTCAATCCCTAGCTCTTCAGGGTAGATGGGAAGTTTACCAATTGCTTGGACAGCATCAACATGAAAAGCAGCAGGATGTTCTTGCAGTAATTCACCAATTTCTTTAATGGGAAGCATGGCGCCTGTTTCGTTATTAACTGCCATGACAGATACAAGAATAGTATCAGGTCTAAGAGCCTTCTTAATATCCTCCGCTCGAATCTGACCATCCACCGGCTGAACAAAAGTAGCTTCGAAGCCGAATTTATCTACTAAGTACTCCACCACTTCTAAGACAGCATGGTGCTCAATAGCGGTGGTGACAATATGCTTCCCTCGGTTCTGGTGACGAAGGGCATAGCCTTTGATAGCAGTATTATTGCTTTCAGTGCCGCCTGAAGTAAAAAGAATCTTATTGCTTTGAGTATGCAGGGCTTGAGCAATATCTTCACGCGCCTGTCTGAGCAGTTTACTAGCTTCTCTACCATGGCTGTGCGTACTGGAAGGATTTCCAAAGACGGTCATAGTCTTGGTCATTGCTTGGATTGCAGCGGGCGATAAAGCAGTTGTGGCGGCATTATCTAAATAAATCACTCCGATTACCTTATTTCTTTTGATAGGCAAAGAGTGGGCTGACTGGTCTTCTTTCTTGGATGCGGACAATTGCATCACCAATCAGTTCACTTGCTGTAATGTAGTGGAGATTCTTAGGTGTTTTTTCTTTGGTATCAACAGAGTCGGTCACAAGAATTTCCCTGATAGAAGAATTATCCAGTAATTCTGCAGCTTTATCTGCAAAGAGTCCATGACTGGATACGGCATAAATTTCGACTGCTCCTTCGCGGCTGACAATTTTAGCTGCTTCAGAGAAAGTCCGGCCAGTATTTAAAATATCGTCAACTAGAATTGCTTTCTTGCCTTCGACATCACCGATGATATAGCCCTCTGAGCGACCTGCCTCGTCTTCGCCATAATCAATAATTGCAATCGGAGAATCTAAATACTCAGCAAGATTGCGAGCGCGTTTGACGCCAGAGTTTTTAGGACTGACGACAACGACATCTTCGCCAGTTAGTCTCTTATTGCAGTAGTGTTTGGCAAAGAGTGGAATAGTGAAAAGGTTGTCGACTGGGATATCAAAGAAACCTTGTACCTGCACCGCATGAAGATCCAGAGAAATCACGCGATCTACTCCAGCACCGACCAGCATGTTGGCAACCAGCTTAGCTGTGATTGGCTCGCGTGGAGCAGCTGTCCGATCCTGACGGGCGTAACCAAAATAAGGCATAACAACATTGACTGTATTAGCACTGGCACGCTTGCAGGCATCCACCATAATCAAGAGTTCCATCAAATGATTATTGACAGGGAAGCTAGTGGACTGAATGATATAAATATCATAGCCACGGACACTTTCTTCGATGTTAATCTGAATCTCGCCATCCGAGAATTGGCGGGAGGAAAGTTTACCCAAAGGAACCCCAGCAGCCTCAGCGATTTTTTCAGCTATGGAATGATTGGAGTTGAGGGAAAAAAGCTTCATATTTTTTTTATCTGACATGAGTTGGACCGTCCTCTTTTTGTCTCTTTTTATATTTAATGCTCTATGAAATTTATTTTTCAATAGGCTTTAAATTGCTACCTTTTATTTTACCAAAAAAAATAGATTATTTCAGCTATTTTGTGGTCTTGGATTTACAAGTTTTCAGAAAATCTTGCTATTTTGCTCTTGCCAGGCTTGTAGTCGATCTTGTGCTGTTTTAGGAAGTCAAGGAAATTTTCTTTTCCTTTTTCAAAATTTTCAACTTCGACTTCAAGTTCGAAGTCTGTTTTGCCAAAATAATGGCTCTCATCCAGAGCGAGGAGGCCGATTTCGTCTTCTTTTTCATAGCGGATAGTCTCTAGAGAACCTAAAACTTTTAAGTCTTGAATGGGAAGTCCTTTTTGAATCAGCGTATCTAAAATCTCACCAGCAGGAAAGGTATTGTACTGTAAAATATTTTCAGTTTCTTCTGATGTCAGGTTCTGATTAAGTTCCAAGGCTCCGACTTCTTGAGGAATCTTGAGTGTCAGCTCAGCTTCGCGATGGTTAAAAGTTCGTACTCGAAAAGCCATGCGGGCGTGACGGATAGACTGCTGATCTGACTCGATGTAGTAGTTGGTCTGGCTAACGGGAGTGATGTCTGCAAACAACTGGAGCAAACGGTCGTGCTCTTCTTTTGTCAGCATGGTTTTGAATTCAATTTCTAAGTGGTTCATTTTCAAGTCCTTTTCTTTGCTTTTGTTTGAAAGCGATTTATGTTATAATAACAGTTGTGTTTATTTTATACAAAAATAATGATATGACAAGGTAAGTGTATGACAATAGAATGGGAAGATTTTCTAGACCCCTATATTCAAGCGGTTGGAGAGCTGAAAATTAAGCTTCGTGGGGTGCGAAAGCAATACCGCAAGCAGCAGCGTCATTCCCCGATTGAGTTTGTGACCGGGCGTGTCAAACCGATTGAGAGCATTAAAGAAAAGATGATTCTGCGAGGCATTCGTGAGGAAAATATCAAGCAGGAGATGCAGGATATCGCTGGCTTACGGATCATGGTCCAGTTTGTTGATGATGTGGATGAAGTTTTAGAAGTCCTGCGAAACCGGACCGATATGCGTATTGTCCAGGAACGGGATTACATCAAAAACAAAAAAGCCAGTGGCTATCGGAGCTACCATGTGATTATAGAGTATCCAGTTGATACGATTAATGGTCATAGGCTTATTCTGGCTGAAATTCAGATTCGCACCCTTTCGATGAAT
Protein-coding sequences here:
- a CDS encoding JAB domain-containing protein; the protein is MYSISFQDDISIMPRERLMREGAEKLSNQELLSIFLRTGNKKETVFQVSQRILSSISSLNDLKYLTLQELQTISGIGPIKAVELQAIIELGRRINRAEVLQKEQIMGSQKLAQKMQQELGDMRQECLVAIYLNSQNQILHQQTIFMGTVSRSIAEPREILHYALKHLATSIILVHNHPSGSVVPSRNDDEVTQHMKEACEMMGLVLLDHLIVSRSNYYSYREETDMI
- a CDS encoding gamma-glutamyl-gamma-aminobutyrate hydrolase family protein, whose product is MSKPIIGITGNEREIPDDHFIHMSYTATGFVEGVKEVGGIPMILPIGDEEMAKQYVSIVDKLIITGGQNVCPQFYGEEKVIDSDDYLLKRDIFELALIKEARRQNKPIFTVCRGTQLYNVALGGTLHQDIEDHWQDSSAEYTTQSMVTKNGSILHEIYGPASEINSFHHQSIKDLAAGLEVIAYDPRDKIIEAITSTDGSPFLGVQWHPEFLFGSREGDLALFDYVVNIL
- a CDS encoding redox-sensing transcriptional repressor Rex codes for the protein MKTEKNTTIPRATAKRLSLYYRIFKRFNAEKIEKANSKQIAEAIGIDSATVRRDFSYFGELGRRGFGYDVKKLMNFFADLLNDNAITNVMIVGVGNMGRALLHYRFHERNKMKVVMAFDTDDHPEVGSTTSDGIPIYGISQIKEKIQSGNVQTAILTVPSVKAQEVASILVQAGVKGILCFSPINLSLPKDVVVQYVDLTSELQTLLYFMRKNEH
- a CDS encoding DUF4649 family protein; the protein is MVELTYLDSYKVKRTLTYEDFDEFLLAFSGCVTVPDSLKVLSVTYKGHQLPFTGLIGDLYRQMYQLDLSPYQD
- a CDS encoding cysteine desulfurase; this encodes MAFQTSVSLANCEYTYSLHPNVKKFTLRDNTFAESKVGNYELSRLLESVPNSGNGFLLKIIVNKDLNGFKINITDKSGLRLVNIFKSEDHHIIQQKFYFLMDSLVERNIFEKTPQKARFS
- a CDS encoding cysteine desulfurase — encoded protein: MMQLSASKKEDQSAHSLPIKRNKVIGVIYLDNAATTALSPAAIQAMTKTMTVFGNPSSTHSHGREASKLLRQAREDIAQALHTQSNKILFTSGGTESNNTAIKGYALRHQNRGKHIVTTAIEHHAVLEVVEYLVDKFGFEATFVQPVDGQIRAEDIKKALRPDTILVSVMAVNNETGAMLPIKEIGELLQEHPAAFHVDAVQAIGKLPIYPEELGIDFLSASAHKFHGPKGVGFLYAEKMDFDNFMHGGDQEEKHRAGTENLISITGMAAALSESMEHLEKNLEHAQDLKNSLLADLSDIDFYLNESQPSLPYVINLGFPNQKNDLLLLQMDLNGFSISTGSACTAGAIQPSHVLQAMYGKDSNRLYESVRISTSDQTTLQEIQSFTKKLKEILGG
- a CDS encoding ribose-phosphate diphosphokinase, which codes for MSDKKNMKLFSLNSNHSIAEKIAEAAGVPLGKLSSRQFSDGEIQINIEESVRGYDIYIIQSTSFPVNNHLMELLIMVDACKRASANTVNVVMPYFGYARQDRTAAPREPITAKLVANMLVGAGVDRVISLDLHAVQVQGFFDIPVDNLFTIPLFAKHYCNKRLTGEDVVVVSPKNSGVKRARNLAEYLDSPIAIIDYGEDEAGRSEGYIIGDVEGKKAILVDDILNTGRTFSEAAKIVSREGAVEIYAVSSHGLFADKAAELLDNSSIREILVTDSVDTKEKTPKNLHYITASELIGDAIVRIQERRPVSPLFAYQKK
- a CDS encoding CYTH domain-containing protein; translation: MKMNHLEIEFKTMLTKEEHDRLLQLFADITPVSQTNYYIESDQQSIRHARMAFRVRTFNHREAELTLKIPQEVGALELNQNLTSEETENILQYNTFPAGEILDTLIQKGLPIQDLKVLGSLETIRYEKEDEIGLLALDESHYFGKTDFELEVEVENFEKGKENFLDFLKQHKIDYKPGKSKIARFSENL
- a CDS encoding GTP pyrophosphokinase family protein, which produces MTIEWEDFLDPYIQAVGELKIKLRGVRKQYRKQQRHSPIEFVTGRVKPIESIKEKMILRGIREENIKQEMQDIAGLRIMVQFVDDVDEVLEVLRNRTDMRIVQERDYIKNKKASGYRSYHVIIEYPVDTINGHRLILAEIQIRTLSMNFWATIEHSLNYKYKGEFPEEIKCRLEITANLAYQLDEEMGAIRDAIQEAQALFDPLHRKLNDGVGNSDDTDEEYR